The following are from one region of the Edwardsiella tarda ATCC 15947 = NBRC 105688 genome:
- a CDS encoding MGMT family protein produces MMMIPSPCDTFQQRVLLCVASIPVGQVATYGQIAAMAGHARAARRVGAILRALPEGSRLPWHRVVNRLGALSLQGDAFLRQRRALQAEGVVVDERGYLDLARLRWQP; encoded by the coding sequence ATGATGATGATCCCCTCCCCGTGCGACACCTTCCAACAACGCGTGCTACTCTGCGTCGCGTCCATCCCCGTCGGCCAGGTCGCCACCTACGGTCAGATCGCGGCGATGGCAGGCCATGCGCGCGCCGCCCGACGTGTCGGCGCCATTCTACGTGCCCTGCCTGAGGGGAGTCGCCTACCCTGGCACCGGGTGGTCAATCGCCTCGGAGCCCTCTCACTGCAGGGGGACGCTTTCCTACGCCAACGCCGCGCGCTACAGGCCGAAGGGGTCGTCGTCGACGAACGGGGGTATCTCGACCTGGCGCGATTACGCTGGCAGCCCTAA
- a CDS encoding efflux RND transporter periplasmic adaptor subunit: MKKNRGLTPLAAILLFSGSLLLTGCNDDKGGAQQRSAPEVGVVTLKTAPLSVSTELPGRTSAYRIAEVRPQVSGIILKRNFVEGSTVKAGDSLYQIDPATYKAAYDSAVGDLAKAQAAANIAHLTVKRYTPLLGTKYISQQDYDNAVSTARQADATVIAAKAAVESARINLAYTKVTSPITGLSGKSSVTEGALVTGNQANALVTVQQLDPIYVDVTQSSTDFLRLKKELADGQIKQDNGKASVELVMENGQAYPLKGTLEFSDLTVDESTGSITIRAVFPNPHTDLLPGMFVRARLEEGVRPDALLVPQQGVTRNPRGQATAMVVDSDNKVEVRIIDAAQAIGDQWLVTSGLKAGDRVIVAGLQRVRPGMQVKAEETKLNAPAGEQAANGSQQ; encoded by the coding sequence ATGAAGAAAAACAGAGGGTTAACGCCTCTGGCGGCAATACTGCTGTTTTCCGGCAGTTTACTTCTTACAGGATGTAATGATGACAAGGGTGGCGCCCAACAGCGCTCCGCGCCTGAAGTCGGCGTGGTCACACTGAAAACAGCACCATTGAGTGTCTCCACCGAGCTTCCTGGCCGAACCTCTGCATACCGTATTGCAGAAGTCCGCCCGCAGGTCAGTGGTATTATCCTTAAGCGTAACTTTGTCGAAGGCAGCACGGTAAAAGCCGGCGATTCACTGTATCAAATCGATCCCGCGACCTATAAGGCCGCCTATGATAGCGCCGTCGGCGATCTGGCTAAGGCGCAAGCCGCCGCCAACATCGCCCATCTGACGGTGAAGCGTTACACCCCGTTGCTGGGGACCAAGTACATCAGTCAGCAAGATTACGATAACGCCGTCTCTACCGCTCGTCAGGCCGATGCGACCGTCATCGCCGCCAAGGCCGCCGTAGAGAGTGCTCGGATCAACCTGGCCTATACCAAAGTTACCTCGCCGATCACCGGTCTGAGCGGTAAGTCTTCCGTCACCGAGGGCGCATTGGTAACCGGCAACCAGGCCAATGCACTGGTCACCGTGCAGCAGCTGGATCCGATCTATGTCGATGTCACCCAGTCCAGCACCGACTTCCTGCGTCTGAAGAAAGAGCTAGCCGATGGCCAGATCAAGCAGGATAACGGTAAGGCTAGCGTCGAGTTGGTGATGGAGAACGGCCAAGCCTATCCGCTGAAGGGAACCTTAGAGTTTTCCGACCTCACCGTGGATGAGAGCACCGGCTCGATTACTATCCGCGCCGTCTTCCCTAACCCGCACACCGATCTGCTTCCGGGGATGTTTGTCCGTGCCCGTCTGGAAGAGGGGGTCCGTCCTGACGCCCTACTGGTGCCGCAGCAAGGGGTAACGCGTAACCCGCGTGGCCAGGCGACAGCTATGGTCGTCGATAGCGATAATAAAGTGGAAGTACGCATCATTGATGCGGCTCAGGCCATCGGTGATCAATGGTTAGTCACCAGCGGTCTGAAAGCGGGCGATCGGGTGATCGTCGCTGGTCTGCAACGTGTCCGTCCGGGCATGCAGGTCAAAGCCGAGGAAACGAAACTGAACGCACCGGCCGGCGAGCAGGCGGCCAATGGCTCACAGCAGTAA
- a CDS encoding HHA domain-containing protein, whose amino-acid sequence MTKIDYLMKLRKCTSLETLERVIEKNKYELSNDELEVFYSAADHRLAELTMNKLYDKIPAEVWQYVR is encoded by the coding sequence ATGACCAAAATAGACTATCTGATGAAGTTGCGTAAGTGCACGTCGCTGGAGACGCTAGAACGCGTGATCGAAAAGAATAAATATGAGCTTTCCAATGATGAGCTGGAAGTTTTTTATTCCGCAGCCGATCATCGCTTAGCCGAATTAACTATGAATAAGCTATACGATAAAATTCCAGCCGAAGTCTGGCAGTACGTACGCTAA
- a CDS encoding efflux RND transporter permease subunit, with protein MAKFFIDRPIFAWVIAIILMLAGALAIMSLPVAQYPTVAPPAVTVSASYPGADAATVQNSVTQVIEQNMNGLDNLMYMSSTSDSAGNAAITLTFEAGTDPDIAQVQVQNKLQLAMPSLPQEVQQQGVSVDKASSSILLVAGFISEDGSLSQDDIADYVASNIKDPLSRTQGVGSVQLFGSQYAMRIWLDPNKLNKYNLTPVDVISQIKVQNNQIAGGQLGGTPPVPGQQLNASIIVQTRLKDPAEFGKILLKVQPDGSRVLLRDVARVELGAENYGTVARYNGKPAAGIAVKLATGANALDTAKAVKAELAKLAPYFPASLKTVYPYDTTPFVQLSIDEVVKTLLEAIVLVFAVMYLFLQNIRATLIPTIAVPVVLLGTFAILEIVGFSINTLTMFGMVLAIGLLVDDAIVVVENVERVMAEEGLPPKEATKKSMEQIQGALVGIAMVLSAVFVPMAFFGGSTGAIYRQFSITIVSSMVLSVLVAMILTPALCATMLKPIAKGSHGVQTGFFGWFNRLFEKSTHHYTDSVGRILRGTGRYLVIYLLIVVGMGLLFIRLPTSFLPEEDQGVLLTMAQLPPGATQERTNNVLKQVTDYYETKEKHNVESVFTVSGFGFSGQGQNNGLAFISLKPWDERKGDENKVTAIIQRAAFAFSKITDAMVYPFNLPAIVELGTASGFDFELIDQANLGHEKLTEARNQLLGMAAQHPDLLVGVRPNGLEDTPQFKLDIDQEKAQSLGVSLSNINQTISAAMGGAYVNDFIDRGRVKRVYVQADAPYRMLPSDIDNWYVRSSNGQMVPFSAFSTSRWEYGSPRLERYNGLPSMEILGEAAPGKSTGEAMAMMESLVAKLPAGIGYDWTGMSYQERLSGNQAPALYAISLIVVFLCLAALYESWSIPFSVMLVVPLGVVGALLATSLRGLTNDVYFQVGLLTTIGLSAKNAILIVEFAVDLMHKEGKGLVEATLEAVRMRLRPILMTSLAFILGVMPLVISNGAGSGAQNAVGTGVMGGMVSATILAIFFVPVFFVVVRRRFGRRDEDIEHSHPVAPHDGK; from the coding sequence ATGGCTAAGTTTTTTATCGATCGTCCGATCTTTGCCTGGGTTATCGCCATCATCCTGATGCTGGCCGGTGCATTGGCGATCATGAGTCTGCCGGTTGCACAGTACCCCACCGTTGCACCGCCAGCCGTCACCGTCTCCGCCTCCTATCCGGGCGCGGATGCGGCCACGGTGCAGAACTCCGTGACGCAGGTTATCGAACAGAATATGAACGGCCTCGATAACCTGATGTACATGTCGTCAACCAGTGACTCGGCCGGTAACGCCGCGATCACCTTGACCTTCGAAGCCGGTACCGATCCGGATATCGCCCAGGTTCAGGTGCAAAACAAATTGCAACTGGCGATGCCTTCCCTGCCGCAAGAGGTTCAGCAGCAGGGGGTCAGCGTAGATAAGGCCTCCAGCAGTATTCTGTTGGTTGCCGGCTTTATCTCGGAAGATGGCAGCCTGAGCCAGGATGATATCGCCGACTACGTCGCTTCCAACATTAAAGATCCCCTGAGCCGTACCCAGGGTGTGGGGAGTGTGCAGCTGTTTGGTTCCCAGTACGCCATGCGTATCTGGCTGGATCCCAACAAGCTGAATAAGTACAACCTGACACCGGTCGACGTCATCTCACAGATTAAGGTGCAGAACAACCAGATCGCCGGTGGCCAGTTGGGGGGAACCCCGCCTGTCCCGGGTCAGCAGTTGAACGCCTCAATCATTGTCCAGACCCGCCTGAAAGACCCGGCGGAGTTCGGCAAGATCCTGCTCAAGGTGCAACCGGATGGCTCGCGCGTCTTACTGCGTGATGTCGCCCGTGTCGAATTAGGGGCGGAAAACTACGGGACCGTAGCCCGTTACAACGGTAAGCCGGCAGCCGGTATCGCCGTGAAGCTGGCGACGGGTGCCAACGCCTTGGATACCGCCAAGGCGGTGAAGGCCGAGTTGGCTAAGCTGGCGCCCTACTTCCCGGCCAGCCTGAAGACGGTCTACCCCTACGACACGACACCGTTCGTTCAGCTCTCCATCGATGAAGTGGTTAAAACACTGCTGGAAGCGATCGTGCTGGTGTTTGCCGTTATGTATCTGTTCCTACAGAACATCCGTGCGACCCTGATCCCGACCATCGCCGTGCCGGTCGTCTTGTTGGGTACCTTCGCCATCCTTGAGATCGTCGGTTTCTCCATCAACACCCTGACCATGTTCGGTATGGTGCTCGCGATAGGCCTGTTGGTGGATGACGCCATCGTGGTGGTGGAAAACGTCGAGCGTGTGATGGCCGAGGAGGGACTCCCGCCGAAAGAGGCCACCAAGAAATCCATGGAGCAGATCCAGGGCGCCTTGGTGGGTATCGCCATGGTACTGTCCGCGGTATTCGTGCCGATGGCCTTCTTTGGCGGCTCGACCGGGGCCATCTACCGCCAGTTCTCTATCACTATCGTCTCCTCGATGGTGCTATCCGTACTGGTGGCGATGATCCTGACCCCGGCACTGTGCGCCACCATGCTGAAGCCCATCGCCAAGGGCAGCCATGGCGTACAGACCGGTTTCTTCGGCTGGTTTAACCGCCTGTTCGAGAAGAGTACCCACCACTATACCGACAGCGTCGGCCGCATCCTGCGCGGTACCGGGCGCTACCTGGTGATCTACCTGCTGATCGTGGTTGGCATGGGGCTGTTGTTTATCCGCCTGCCCACCTCCTTCCTGCCGGAAGAGGACCAGGGGGTCCTGTTGACCATGGCTCAACTGCCGCCTGGGGCGACCCAAGAGCGCACCAACAACGTGCTCAAGCAGGTCACCGACTACTACGAGACGAAAGAGAAGCACAATGTCGAGTCGGTCTTTACCGTCAGCGGCTTTGGCTTCAGTGGTCAGGGGCAAAACAACGGTTTGGCGTTTATCAGCCTGAAGCCGTGGGATGAGCGTAAAGGGGATGAGAACAAAGTTACCGCGATCATCCAACGTGCGGCATTCGCCTTCAGTAAGATCACCGACGCGATGGTCTACCCGTTCAACCTGCCCGCCATCGTCGAGCTGGGTACCGCATCGGGCTTCGACTTCGAGCTGATTGACCAGGCTAACCTGGGGCACGAGAAGTTGACCGAGGCGCGTAACCAATTGTTGGGTATGGCGGCGCAACACCCGGATCTGCTGGTCGGTGTTCGCCCCAATGGCTTGGAAGATACGCCGCAGTTTAAGTTGGATATCGACCAAGAGAAGGCACAGTCACTGGGTGTCTCCCTCTCTAACATTAACCAGACCATCTCCGCCGCGATGGGGGGAGCCTACGTCAACGACTTTATCGATCGTGGACGTGTCAAACGCGTCTATGTCCAGGCCGATGCGCCGTACCGTATGTTGCCGAGCGATATCGACAACTGGTATGTCCGCAGCAGCAATGGGCAGATGGTGCCGTTCTCCGCCTTCTCCACCTCGCGTTGGGAATATGGTTCACCACGTCTGGAGCGCTATAACGGCCTGCCGTCTATGGAGATCCTCGGTGAAGCAGCTCCGGGCAAGAGTACCGGTGAAGCCATGGCGATGATGGAGTCACTGGTCGCCAAGTTGCCGGCAGGCATCGGTTATGACTGGACCGGTATGTCCTACCAGGAACGCCTCTCTGGCAACCAGGCACCGGCGTTGTACGCCATCTCGCTGATCGTGGTCTTCCTCTGCTTGGCAGCCTTGTATGAGAGCTGGTCAATCCCGTTCTCCGTCATGCTGGTGGTACCGCTCGGCGTGGTCGGGGCATTGCTCGCCACCTCACTACGCGGGCTGACCAACGACGTCTACTTCCAGGTGGGTCTGTTGACGACCATTGGTCTGTCGGCGAAGAACGCCATTCTGATCGTCGAGTTCGCCGTCGATCTGATGCATAAGGAAGGCAAAGGCCTCGTCGAAGCCACGCTGGAAGCGGTGCGTATGCGTCTACGCCCCATTCTGATGACGTCGCTGGCCTTTATCCTCGGGGTTATGCCGCTGGTGATCAGTAATGGTGCCGGCTCCGGCGCCCAGAACGCCGTGGGTACCGGGGTAATGGGGGGCATGGTCTCCGCCACCATCCTGGCCATCTTCTTCGTACCGGTGTTCTTCGTGGTGGTACGCCGCCGCTTTGGCCGCCGCGATGAAGATATCGAGCACAGCCATCCGGTTGCACCACACGACGGAAAATAA
- the mscK gene encoding mechanosensitive channel MscK, whose product MTHGVLFQPRKGMTLWRMVVVILLFCLFSSASAWAQSGDIDSRGEVQNQIDALNRQKSLSASDKLVLQDLNQTLTYLDGIDRYRKESLQLKQQAQQAPGKLNQALAGLEALQRNNDAADEANFSQMGARQLQNQWDNTLEELKQAQEDLGAYSSQLIALQTQPERAQAAMMASSQKIQQIRNTLAEDNQLRPTQRNMLNTELAMLNQSLEYQQQSLEDNTTLQDTLQKQRDYANARIAQLEHRVQLIRQAGYNKELSQQEKTAREALNPDDVAQDFTRNPLIAQQIEINRDLSQRLIDATEKTNTLVQESIRVKNWLDRSLQAERNLKEQISVLKGSLLLSRILYQQQQKLPTEKLSNDVAEQVADLRVAQFDINAQRDTLSQGSDYVAKLLASSKEKLSDEAVGVLEDLIDTRRDLLDKLNKQLGNELTLAISLQINQQQLRNVNDYLQHTLTQQIFWVSSNKPMNLAWFISLPNALRSQAANLHLDLKPAALLDGFISSLYLFIPLVIGTGLLLWRRKAINARLEKLADEVGQLKRDGQLHTPQAILLTILRGLPGTLLILALGVMFYHTATPLGGLLWVMALRFSLFWLIISTTYRLISPGGVSERHFTVSPLVCAHYRRMVRRLGFTLIPLMVWCVIGEKSPLQLNEDVIGQVVILITLALLTVFVFPLCRDAWREKNSHSVRLVLITLLAIAPLVLMILTACGYFYTALRLGTRWIESLYLMLLWAVIYSTALRGLSVAARRLAYRRALARRQQSAAGISREGAEGLEAVEEPPLAIDQINSQSLRLTTMVLFLIFGCVLYWIWADLFTVISYLDSITLWHYNSGSGASQITQAVTLGNLLFALMTVVVAYIMMRNLPGLLEVLVLSRLQLRQGASYAITTILTYVIISVGVIIFFGSLGISWDKLQWMAAALSVGLGFGLNEIFSNFIAGLIILFERPVRIGDTITIGSYSGSVNKIRIRSTTITDFDRKEVIIPNKAFVTERLINWSLSDTVTRALIKVGVAYGSDLDKVREILLQAAGENPRVMAEPEPQVFFLAFGASTLDHEMRLYVRELRDRSYVVDELNRRIDQLCRENDINIAFNQLEVYLHNPQGNEVQEVKRKLPTDRPDFPTA is encoded by the coding sequence ATGACTCACGGCGTGTTATTCCAGCCCCGCAAGGGGATGACCTTGTGGCGCATGGTAGTTGTCATTCTGCTATTTTGCCTATTCTCTAGTGCCTCGGCGTGGGCGCAGAGTGGTGACATCGATTCACGCGGTGAGGTGCAGAATCAAATTGATGCGTTGAATCGCCAGAAGAGCCTGTCCGCCAGCGATAAGTTGGTGCTGCAAGATCTTAACCAGACGCTGACCTATCTGGACGGTATCGATCGTTATCGGAAAGAGAGTCTGCAACTGAAGCAACAGGCGCAGCAGGCACCGGGCAAGCTGAATCAAGCCTTGGCCGGGTTGGAGGCGCTCCAGCGTAATAACGATGCCGCCGACGAGGCCAACTTCAGCCAGATGGGCGCGCGGCAACTCCAAAACCAGTGGGATAACACCCTGGAGGAGCTGAAGCAGGCGCAGGAAGATCTCGGTGCTTACAGCAGCCAGTTGATCGCCTTACAGACGCAGCCGGAACGCGCCCAGGCAGCGATGATGGCCAGTTCGCAGAAGATTCAGCAGATCCGCAATACGCTGGCCGAGGATAACCAGTTACGCCCCACTCAGCGCAATATGCTGAATACCGAACTGGCCATGCTCAACCAGTCGCTGGAGTATCAGCAGCAGAGCCTGGAAGATAACACCACCCTACAAGATACCCTGCAAAAACAGCGTGATTACGCCAATGCCCGCATCGCTCAACTGGAGCATCGCGTCCAATTGATCCGTCAGGCCGGCTACAATAAGGAGCTGAGTCAGCAGGAGAAAACGGCCCGTGAGGCACTCAATCCCGATGATGTGGCGCAGGATTTTACCCGCAATCCGCTCATCGCTCAGCAGATCGAGATTAATCGGGATCTGAGCCAGCGCTTGATCGATGCGACCGAAAAGACCAACACCCTGGTGCAGGAGAGTATTCGCGTCAAGAATTGGCTCGATCGCTCGTTGCAGGCCGAGCGTAATTTGAAAGAGCAGATCTCGGTGCTGAAAGGCAGCCTGTTGTTGTCACGCATTCTCTATCAGCAACAACAAAAGCTGCCGACAGAGAAACTCAGTAATGACGTGGCGGAGCAAGTGGCCGATCTGCGTGTCGCGCAGTTCGATATCAACGCCCAGCGCGACACGCTGAGCCAAGGCAGTGATTATGTGGCGAAACTGCTGGCGAGCAGTAAGGAGAAGCTGAGTGACGAGGCGGTCGGCGTACTTGAGGACCTGATCGATACGCGGCGCGATCTGCTGGATAAGCTGAATAAACAGCTGGGTAACGAGTTGACGTTGGCCATCAGCCTGCAGATTAACCAGCAGCAACTGCGCAACGTGAACGACTATTTGCAGCACACCCTGACGCAACAGATCTTCTGGGTGAGCAGCAACAAACCGATGAATCTCGCCTGGTTCATCAGCCTGCCCAATGCGCTACGCAGTCAGGCGGCCAACCTGCACCTCGATCTGAAACCCGCCGCCTTGCTGGATGGGTTTATCAGTTCGCTATATCTATTTATACCGCTGGTGATCGGTACCGGGTTGCTGTTGTGGCGGCGTAAGGCGATCAACGCGCGTCTGGAGAAGTTAGCCGACGAGGTGGGACAGTTAAAGCGGGATGGCCAGCTGCATACGCCGCAGGCGATCCTGCTGACCATCCTGCGCGGGCTGCCGGGTACACTGTTGATACTGGCTCTGGGCGTGATGTTCTACCATACCGCCACCCCACTGGGCGGGCTGCTATGGGTAATGGCGTTACGCTTCTCGCTCTTCTGGTTGATCATCAGCACCACCTATCGACTGATTTCGCCGGGGGGGGTCTCCGAGCGTCACTTTACTGTCTCGCCACTGGTCTGTGCCCACTATCGGCGCATGGTACGGCGTCTCGGCTTCACCCTGATCCCGCTGATGGTATGGTGTGTCATCGGGGAGAAGTCACCGCTACAGTTGAATGAAGATGTGATCGGTCAGGTGGTGATCCTGATCACCTTGGCGCTCCTGACGGTGTTTGTCTTCCCGTTGTGTCGTGATGCCTGGCGCGAGAAAAACTCGCATAGCGTACGGCTGGTGTTGATCACCCTGTTGGCCATCGCCCCCTTGGTGTTGATGATCCTCACCGCCTGCGGTTACTTCTATACCGCCTTGCGGCTGGGTACCCGTTGGATCGAGAGCCTGTATCTGATGCTACTGTGGGCGGTGATCTACTCGACGGCGCTACGCGGCTTGAGCGTCGCCGCCCGTCGCCTGGCCTACCGCCGTGCCTTGGCCCGTCGCCAGCAGAGCGCGGCGGGTATCTCGCGTGAGGGGGCGGAGGGGTTAGAGGCGGTTGAAGAGCCGCCGCTGGCCATCGATCAGATCAACTCCCAATCGTTGCGTCTGACCACCATGGTGCTGTTCCTGATCTTCGGCTGCGTCCTGTATTGGATCTGGGCGGATTTGTTCACGGTGATCTCCTACCTCGACAGCATCACCCTGTGGCACTACAACAGCGGTAGCGGAGCGAGCCAGATCACGCAGGCGGTGACGCTGGGGAATCTGTTGTTCGCCCTGATGACGGTGGTAGTGGCCTACATCATGATGCGCAACTTACCCGGCTTGCTCGAGGTACTGGTGTTGTCGCGCCTGCAACTGCGCCAAGGGGCCTCCTATGCCATCACCACCATCCTGACCTATGTCATTATCAGTGTCGGGGTGATCATCTTCTTCGGCTCGTTGGGCATCTCCTGGGATAAGCTGCAATGGATGGCCGCCGCGCTCTCTGTCGGCCTCGGTTTTGGTCTGAATGAGATCTTCAGTAACTTTATCGCCGGCCTGATCATCCTGTTCGAACGGCCGGTACGCATTGGCGACACCATTACTATCGGCTCCTACTCCGGCTCGGTGAACAAGATCCGTATTCGTTCTACCACCATCACCGACTTCGACCGCAAGGAGGTGATCATCCCCAACAAGGCCTTTGTCACCGAGCGGCTGATCAACTGGTCGTTGTCGGATACCGTGACCCGGGCCCTGATCAAGGTGGGGGTGGCCTATGGCTCGGATCTGGATAAGGTGCGCGAGATCTTACTGCAGGCGGCAGGGGAGAATCCGCGGGTGATGGCCGAGCCGGAACCTCAGGTTTTCTTCCTCGCTTTCGGCGCCAGTACGCTGGATCATGAGATGCGCTTGTATGTGCGCGAACTGCGCGATCGTAGCTATGTGGTGGATGAGTTGAACCGGCGCATCGATCAGCTGTGTCGGGAGAACGACATCAATATTGCTTTCAATCAGTTGGAGGTCTATCTGCACAACCCGCAGGGTAATGAGGTGCAGGAGGTGAAGCGTAAGTTACCGACGGATCGACCCGACTTCCCGACGGCCTAA
- a CDS encoding GlsB/YeaQ/YmgE family stress response membrane protein, which translates to MGIIAWIVLGLIVGMLAKWLMPGRDGGGFIMTVALGIAGALLGGYLGNLIFHLDVAAGFSLKSLIVSVIGAMLLLFIYRKIRS; encoded by the coding sequence ATGGGTATCATCGCGTGGATTGTTCTGGGGTTGATCGTCGGCATGCTGGCGAAATGGCTGATGCCGGGACGGGATGGCGGTGGCTTTATCATGACTGTCGCACTGGGCATCGCCGGCGCCCTACTCGGCGGCTATCTCGGTAATCTCATCTTTCATCTGGATGTGGCGGCCGGTTTTAGCCTGAAAAGCCTGATCGTCTCGGTCATCGGGGCGATGCTATTACTCTTTATCTATCGCAAGATCCGATCATAA
- the rsmS gene encoding pleiotropic regulatory protein RsmS, with amino-acid sequence MSLELESDEVKLAVDLIYLLESNDVPAHTVLAALAIVQRDYQAKLAAQDAPH; translated from the coding sequence ATGTCACTGGAGCTGGAGAGCGACGAAGTCAAATTGGCCGTCGATCTGATCTATCTGTTGGAGAGCAACGACGTACCCGCCCACACCGTCCTGGCCGCCTTGGCGATCGTGCAACGCGACTACCAGGCTAAGCTGGCCGCACAGGACGCCCCGCACTAA
- a CDS encoding DsrE/DsrF/TusD sulfur relay family protein: MQKIVVIANGAGYGQESLFNALRLALAMKEQAAEIELKIFLMSDAVTAALPGQKPHEGYNLQQMLEILCAQQTPIRLCKTCADARGIAHLPLIEGIAIGTLTELAAWTLAADKVLTF; this comes from the coding sequence ATGCAAAAAATTGTCGTGATTGCCAATGGGGCCGGTTATGGCCAAGAGTCGTTGTTTAATGCGTTGCGTCTGGCGTTGGCCATGAAGGAGCAGGCGGCGGAGATCGAGTTGAAGATCTTCCTGATGTCGGATGCGGTCACGGCGGCGTTGCCGGGGCAAAAGCCACACGAAGGTTATAACTTGCAGCAGATGCTGGAGATCCTCTGTGCCCAGCAGACGCCGATCCGCTTGTGTAAGACCTGCGCCGATGCACGCGGGATCGCCCACTTACCGTTGATCGAGGGGATCGCCATCGGCACGTTGACCGAATTGGCGGCCTGGACCTTGGCGGCGGATAAGGTTCTTACCTTCTAA
- the tomB gene encoding Hha toxicity modulator TomB — protein sequence MDEYTSYRHDIAELKYLCDSLYRQGMDVLEESHHGWVSDPTAMVNLQLNELIEHIANVALSFKIKYPQHSSLCEIVDDYLDETYALFSAYSVSEQALRHWLRSKRRVAYSLAHEKRNAALHV from the coding sequence ATGGATGAGTACACATCTTATCGACATGACATCGCAGAGTTAAAATATCTGTGTGATTCCCTGTATCGTCAGGGAATGGATGTCCTGGAAGAGAGTCATCATGGCTGGGTCAGCGATCCGACGGCAATGGTTAATCTTCAGCTTAATGAGCTGATTGAGCATATTGCCAACGTGGCCTTGTCATTTAAGATCAAATATCCACAGCATTCGTCTCTTTGCGAAATAGTGGATGATTATCTGGATGAAACCTATGCCTTGTTCAGCGCCTATAGCGTGAGTGAACAGGCACTCAGGCACTGGTTACGAAGCAAGCGCAGAGTTGCGTACTCGCTCGCACATGAGAAACGTAACGCCGCCTTGCATGTTTAA
- the acrR gene encoding multidrug efflux transporter transcriptional repressor AcrR: MARKTKQQAQETRQQIIDAAISEFSVRGVAATSLNDIAKAAGVTRGAIYWHFKNKIDIFNAVWDFMESRLSGLELEYQTKFPDDPLRILRELLIFILVATVEDPQRRAMMEILYHKCEFVGEMRALGERRKLMYLESYARIERVLQRCISLAQLPADLDTLRAAVALRSYITGIMESWLFAPDSFDLRQQAFLLVDNAISMLQHSPFLRRDAVSEPIDAAVWQAYSLPHAP; encoded by the coding sequence ATGGCACGAAAAACCAAACAACAGGCCCAAGAGACCCGACAGCAGATCATTGATGCCGCCATCAGTGAGTTTTCCGTACGTGGCGTTGCCGCGACCTCGCTCAACGATATTGCCAAGGCAGCCGGCGTAACCCGTGGTGCCATATACTGGCATTTTAAGAATAAGATCGATATTTTTAACGCCGTATGGGATTTCATGGAATCCCGTCTTAGCGGACTTGAGTTAGAGTATCAGACAAAGTTTCCGGATGATCCACTGCGGATTTTACGCGAACTCTTAATTTTTATTTTAGTCGCTACGGTAGAGGATCCGCAGCGTCGGGCCATGATGGAAATCCTCTATCATAAATGCGAGTTTGTCGGCGAGATGCGCGCATTGGGAGAACGGCGTAAGCTAATGTATCTGGAGAGTTATGCCCGTATTGAGCGCGTGCTGCAGCGTTGTATCTCGTTGGCGCAATTACCGGCGGATCTGGACACATTGCGTGCCGCCGTCGCCCTGCGCAGCTACATCACGGGGATCATGGAGAGTTGGCTGTTTGCGCCCGATAGTTTCGACCTGCGTCAGCAGGCCTTCCTCTTGGTCGATAATGCGATTTCCATGCTGCAGCACAGTCCTTTCCTGCGTCGGGATGCGGTCAGCGAACCGATCGACGCGGCCGTGTGGCAGGCTTACTCCCTGCCGCATGCCCCTTAA